One Streptomyces sp. SAI-135 DNA segment encodes these proteins:
- a CDS encoding sigma-70 family RNA polymerase sigma factor produces the protein MDRADVGALVQSAVDGDAAAWKALVEGLSPLVWAVVRAHRLSDADAHEVYQTVWFRFAQHLGRIREPDKAKSWLASTARHECLKVLKSLRRLTVTDDPQLLDRISEDRTPEQSFIDSEEAAAQSERVRYLWQEFEELGERCRQLLRILMASPKPGYQEVSAALGIAVGSIGPLRQRCLRRLRARLEARGAV, from the coding sequence GTGGACCGAGCAGATGTCGGTGCGCTGGTCCAGTCCGCCGTCGACGGTGACGCGGCGGCCTGGAAGGCGTTGGTGGAAGGGCTGAGCCCACTGGTGTGGGCCGTGGTGCGCGCGCACCGGCTCTCCGACGCCGACGCGCACGAGGTGTACCAGACCGTGTGGTTCCGCTTCGCCCAGCACCTGGGGCGGATCCGCGAACCCGACAAGGCGAAGTCGTGGCTGGCCAGCACCGCGCGCCACGAGTGCCTGAAGGTGCTCAAGAGCTTAAGGCGGCTGACCGTCACGGACGACCCGCAGCTCCTGGACCGGATCAGCGAGGACCGTACGCCCGAGCAGTCGTTCATCGACTCCGAGGAGGCGGCCGCCCAGAGCGAACGCGTGCGGTACCTGTGGCAGGAGTTCGAGGAACTCGGCGAGCGGTGCAGGCAGTTGCTGCGCATCCTGATGGCCTCGCCGAAGCCCGGCTACCAGGAGGTGTCCGCCGCCCTGGGGATCGCGGTGGGCAGCATCGGACCTCTGCGCCAGCGCTGCCTCAGGCGGCTGCGGGCGCGGCTCGAAGCCCGGGGGGCGGTATGA